TCAGGACCACGGTCACGTCCTTTTCCAGAATGGCGTAAATGAGGTCCACCAGGGATTCGGTTTCCTTGGGGTTCATGCCCGCGGCCGGTTCGTCGAGCAAAAGGAGCTTGGGGTCCGTGGCCAGGGCCCGGGCGATCTCCAGGCGGCGCTGGTCGCCGTAGGACAGGCTTGCGGCGGGTTGCAGGGCGAACGCCCCAAGCCCCACAAAGTCGAGCCAGCCCATGGCGTCGTCGATGATCCGCTTCTCCTCGGCGCGCTGGGCCCGGGTGCGCAGGACCGCGCCGAAAAAATTGGAGGAGGTGCGGCAGTGGCGGCCGATGCGCACGTTGTCCAGAACCGTCAGCGACAAAAAAAGCCGGATGTTCTGGAAGGTGCGGGCCACGCCCAGGGCGGTCATCTTTTCAGGCTTGAGCCCCTGCACGGGATTATCTTTGCCGTCGGGCCGAAACACGATGGCCCCTTCCGTGGGTTTGTACAGCCCGGCCACGCAATTGAACATGGTGGTCTTTCCGGCCCCGTTTGGGCCGATAAGCCCCAGGATCCGGCCCCGGGCCACGTCGAAACTGACGTCGCTTAGGGCCATGAGCCCCCCGAACTTCTTGCTGACGCCGTCCACCCGCAAAATCGCTTCCATAATGCGTTATCCGGTCTTGCGCGCCGCAAG
Above is a genomic segment from Desulfolutivibrio sulfodismutans DSM 3696 containing:
- a CDS encoding ABC transporter ATP-binding protein; protein product: MEAILRVDGVSKKFGGLMALSDVSFDVARGRILGLIGPNGAGKTTMFNCVAGLYKPTEGAIVFRPDGKDNPVQGLKPEKMTALGVARTFQNIRLFLSLTVLDNVRIGRHCRTSSNFFGAVLRTRAQRAEEKRIIDDAMGWLDFVGLGAFALQPAASLSYGDQRRLEIARALATDPKLLLLDEPAAGMNPKETESLVDLIYAILEKDVTVVLIEHDMKLVMRICEHLVVLDHGVKIAEGTPAAIRENPEVIEAYLGKGAAHA